The sequence ATTTGTTGACATTTCACGCAGAGCATTCATAATCAGATTTTTTGAATTGTCATCTAACAACACTACAGAACCATCAAGCAGCTGAATGTAGGTACTTCTTTCCAACAAATTCTCCACCGCACCCTGCCACAATGTAACTTTGATTATTTATTATAGTAAAGATTTTCCAGCCAGATGATACTGCAGAGAAGTTCAAATGATAAAGTATCGTATGAGCTTCCAAATACTTAATAGCTGCAAAGCATGCAGAATAATTAATATGTCTAGGAGAAACAAAGTAGGAACGAATTATACATCCACAACAGACTAAGAAATAGAAAGAGATAAcagtgtaaaagagaaagaaaaatccCTTTTAACATACACCAAAAATAGAACCTCATCAGCAGATAAAACCAACATCAAGTGTTTTCACAGTCCGTATATCATGGATATTCTCCTAGGACAATGGATGCATAAGCTACATGGGCCATTGTGACTTCATACTATACTAGCACAATATAGATATGCCAGATGCCAGGAGCTTAAAAGCAGTACATTATCTATATATTTGGTACCAAATTTTCTCAATGAATAAGATGCACCAACATGCTCAACATGGATGCCAAGAAACACAAATGGTTATTTGTCCATCAGTTACATTCAGAGAATGATTCCAAATAATCTTTATCTAGATGGATAGAAAATGAGAAATACCTTCACAAGTAAAGAATTGGTTCCTGATTTTGATTTCACAATAACTCCCATTGATTTTCGAGTGCGATTGAACTCGAGAGTTGCAACCCTCTGGGCAATTCCATTCCACCATTTACAGCACCCTCCAATTATAAAAAGATGTCAATTAATAAATAGActgccatgcatgcatgcaaaaaAATCTGAACTACATCATTGAATTATAAACTGCACTTAAGGCTTCAAACATACTTAATATTTCAGCCGAGTCCAATGAAGAAGGATCATATCCTCCAGGAAGTCCCATTTTCTCAACCAAAACCtgattgatatatattcaccattCATCAACAAAGATAGGTCAAGTAAATATCAAATCAAAAAAACCAAATTACATGCATACCTCTCAAGTCACATCTGAATACATACGACTCAAATAGAGATACACACAGCTTATCTACTAACTAATAGTTTCGTAGCAAGAGCAAAATAGAACAGATAATTATTTTATAGTATGTTGTCTAGTATAACTGCTGAAAATTACTCATGCTATGATACTCTAAACTTACCTCTGTCATTAATTACTTAATTAAAAAGGTGCATAGTGTATTTCACCTAGGCAAGGACTCAACTTctcatttttaaattaaaaatcctAAGCACTTCAAAACAAGCCTTGTGATGTCAATGAACGAAAGAACGTATTAGGGCAGTCATCAGGAACAAAAAAAACCCAAGAACCAAATAGGCTAGGCTAAGTTTGAAAGAAGCGACTTTCCAATACCGGTAAGCCTAGAATCCCTGTAGATAGAGATCCGCTTCCTTAGTAACTAAGCTAAGGCCGAATCAGGgctggaaaagaaagaaagaagatccTTCTTTGTATTTCGCCTAGAGCATAATTCCACTTCCTAATCTAACCTTCTATCGGCCGGGTGAAACCAAGGGGAATGCCACTCTCTTTTGCTAGTGCTAGACGGAATCACACTAAGACTGCAGTGGTGGGGGGGCTCAGGATAACATAACcccaaagagaggagaggagaatagattcACTTAAACAGATATATCTGAACTTATGAAACAGATATAGATGAACTTAAACAGATACCTTCTTACTGTGACTTAAAAAAATGTCTATAGTTGACTTTTGACTTTCAACATACCGTAAAAAGGGTAGATATCCCTTCAAGTTGGCACTCCCCCCTCTTCCTTCAATTCTATTAAGTCACAAGCGAATAAACAATACAGTTAACGAAAGTGCTTTCTCATATTATATGATAAAGAAAGTCGATTGCCAGTCGTAATTCTGATCATAATCTTTTTGATTCATTGGAAGCACTAAGGTAAGCTCCTAAGGCTAAGCCCATATCATATAATTGCACTCTTAAGTAAAGCCCTTTTATTTAGAAGAAGTTTCTAGCGAGCTGTGGGCCATATCTTTGCTGTTGTGCCAGCTGAGGGAATAGGTGACCCGCCTTACCTTGTGAGTTCGGATTGGTGCAGTCCCTTTTCCAGAATTGGATTTCCGCTCCTCCCAAAAGTGTAAGTATGTAAGTATTTTGACACGTATCAATAGTGCGAGTTCCTTTACCGTCGGTTTGAGTTGGCAGTTCCACTTTCATTCTTTCTCGCTGAGAGTGTACTTCATCGAGTTGGAGGCTTTACTACGTGAAGTAAGCGCTTCCTTCGATTGTTAGATCTTTACATGCAGTCTCTTGCCAGGCAGGGGAATGGGAATCCTTCTTTTGCCATCCCAACTGGGCTTTCTTTGTTTTGAGTTTGGAGGTGATTGGCAAGCGAATAGCAGTAGGATAGTTTGGAAGGGAATTGTTTGATGTTAGCTCGCTAGGAACGGAAACGGAAACGGAACCTAGAGAAGAAGAGGCAGAGTTCCGTTCTGGTCTTTATTTCCTTTCTCCTTGCACCCAAGTCTTCCTTTCGAACCTTAAGATCCACTTGTTGGGGAACGAATAGAAGTCAGTGGGGGCCTATCGCCCTATATTCTAGCTAGATCCCCCTATTTACAGTCGAAAGGAATCCATGAAACTTGGCTACAAAaactttacattatttttaagaaGAACTAGATAATTGATATTGAGTTAAAAATTACTAATAGGAATGAACTTTGGCAGGAAGCGACCATATGTATTCTTACCTTCAAAGCTGCCTCTGTCGGCATACCACTGGTAACAAAATGATGTCCTGACTGAGTGATACTTGCATCGTTACAGACAGCTGCAATCTTAGCAATCATTTGAAGATTCACATCCATGCTAGTGGCTGGCCAATCATAGATCTTCCCATCATGAGGATCGTATGTGGTACCATCCACTTTGTAGCTTCTAAGTGTATCCATCCAGCGCCCCATTGCAACAAGCCTTACAACAGACATCTGGTTTGTGGTCAATGTCCCAGTCTTATCAGAGCATATCACAGTTGTGCAACCCAAAGTCTCAACACTTGGAAGCTTCCTGACCAGGGCATTCTTTTGTGCCATCTTCCGTGTACCCAGTGCCAAGCAAGTAGTGATCACCGCAGGCAGCCCTTCTGGGATTGCTGCAACAGCCAAGGCCACAGCAATCTCAAAGTAATAAgtgcacttttcaaaagagaactTGAAATTGCTTGGCCAGCCATTGACATACTCCCAGGTAAAGAAGTACTTCACATTGATAAGCCAAACCAAAGCACAAATTACTCCAATTATAGCCGTAAGGACCTCTCCAAATTCATTCAGCTTCTTTTTCAATGGTGTATCATCCTCGTTCTGTGAAGCTTCATGGATCTGCGAATGAATCTTACCAATTTCAGTGTTCATGCCCGTCTGTGTGACCAAGCAGACACAGCTGCCATTCACAACAGTGGTACCGGCAAAAACCATGCATTCCTTCCCTTGGATATCTATGTCTTCATGCTCAACATGGTGGTTGGTTTTATTCACAGCAGCATTCTCTCCGGTAAGAGATGCTTGCTCTACTCTCACAGTGGAGCTAATCAGGTATAAAACCCTCATATCTGCCGGGACCTTATCTCCAACCTTGAGCTCCACAATGTCACCCGGCAAAAGATCCTTAGCAGGCAGATTCGGAATCAAATTCCCATCCCTTCTAACGGCAGCATGCTCAGACTGGATTTCTTTCAGGGCCTCAAGTGCCTTCTCGGCATTGTTCTCTTGCCAAACGCCAACGATCGCATTCACTATCAGAATAAGGAAGATCACCAACGGCTCAACAAAGGCAGTGATCCCCATCTCGCCACCTTCATCCCCATCGTACCAAGCGAGCACAAAGGAGACGACGGCAGCCACAAGGAGGATCCGGACCAGCGTGTCGTTGAACTGCTCGAGAACCAACTGCCAGATCGACGGCCCAGAGTGCTTCTCGAGTTCGTTCAACCCATAAATCTCCCGTCGCTTCAGCACCTCATCGGATCGGAGCCCGTACTCTGCCGAAACCTTGAACTCAGCCTCGCACTCCTGGACGGTCCTTGCCCAGGCCGGAAAACTCGTGGTCGGGGGATCCAATCCACCCTTCTTCCGCTCATCCTGCCCTCCTTTCCCCATCCCCACCACGTTCCGACCAGAAATCCCTAAACTAGAAACCAATCTTTTCTACAGATCCCTCGAACCCACGCTTCCGGTAATCAACCGACCGATCTAAAATCCCAAATCcagaaaccctagcaacaatctcccCGCCAGAAGGAAGAAAGAAATCCCTAATCTTTCACCGACATGAGGCCCAGTTACCGATCAAGCAATCCCAGTCATGAAGAACAAATCGAAAATGGGAGGGAAATCAAAACGGGCTTGCGATCCGAAGCAGACGTCTTGGGTCGGAAGTTCTTCGCTCCCGTAGCGCTGTCTCACTACGACGGGAACAGCGATCCCTCAAAGCAAGCGATCGGCCCTCGGGAAAAGCAACGGCTTGGCGAGGCGAGATAGGCCCTTGGGACCCACACCGTTCTTATAACGCCATTACAGCATTAATTCCCGACTGACGTGCGACCACTTACCGAACCCTTTGTTTCCCTCACCCGCTCGCGATTGGGTCAATGGCGCGGGCGGCGTGGGACCCACTCGTGTATTTTGTGGGTGAGAAAGTTCAAAGGCTGGAACTTTCGGGAAACTTCCGAGGGCCACCGTGGCCCGACGCGATCAGAAAATGTTAGGTGACGTGTCGTCTCGTGATCGGATCCACGTGGCATGTAGTTTATAACCGAAGTAGGTGATGTGTGTCGTATGCACATAAAGgctttcatttttaattgttTGAAAGTCGGCAGACTTATAATACAAATAGAGTGAGTGTCAGAGGATGATGAGATCCAATTGATGGTTTAGAGGAAGACGATTCCTTGTTAGATTTGTCATTTATGACTTATGTATGAGGAGGGCATCACTCCCACTTATGATGTCTTATTTGggtgttttttgtttttattgaGGGGAACATTTGGTTAATATATACACTTTATGTGAGAGAATCAATTATATTTATGAGAGAAGTGAAAGCATAAAGATTGTAtttgatttatatatttttttattcaaatatatttgatccaAACCTAAACCTAATATCTCATGTCATAAATCTAGTTAGTTTTATCTTATTTATGTGACATTGTAGTACTCAATGATAAAATCTAAAAACAATTCAAATTAGATCTTCTTTTTGTCGAACGAAGTATGGTGTAGCACATCCTATTATCGAGGAGCTTCATCCAATCTTACACTATGTAAGATTTTAGGATACTAAGATAGATTGACGTTTTATGTTGTTTATCGCAGTTGCATTGTAACAAGCGATCTAAAAAGgaatatttttaattagttagaGCGACAAACAATTATATTCATGAATGAAAGATAACACTATATTATAACTGaaatattcaaaaatatttatgtattagTGGAATTGTTGTTTAAGGAATCCGTGAAACAGATTACTAGAATCTAACTCATGAATTAAATTTCTCTGTATAAAGAGGCATTACATTGTATAAATTGATCGTATATGAATCTTTCTTAATGTTGATGTACATGTATCTATCTCCACATGCATGCTTGTGTACATAATTGTTAACTAGATTAAAATTAATCCGTATGTTAATGTACATGTAATTGTTAACTAGTATAATGCATGCTTGAATGCATAATTGTGGATAATATGTTTCTATTAGATTTATGAATGAAAATTGATGTGAAGATTCAAGTGATTGTTAAGTAGCATTCGTGGAACAGTAAGAGTGGATACACCTCTAGAAAATAGTCTCACATCGCTGAGACCAAATAATAATCTCATCCGAATAGACTCGTTAGCTCGAATGTTTCATGAAACTGTGTCCTGATATTAAGTCTTAAGTTTAGTAGATAAATAGAAAGATTTATTCGGTGATATGAATGATTAGGATTTTTATCATGACTTTGATTTTAATGTGACTTTATTTTAATGCTCGTGCTAATGTATACATGCATTCATGTATTCATAATTATCAATCGATTGATTTCCAATAATAAGTTTAAATatctttatatgtatgtatatatgtatgtatgattCTATACTAATTGATTTCCAACCATATAAGAATACTTTGAATCGACTAAGGGTAAATTATggaaagatatatttttttttccatgaagaaagatgaaagaaaaatataattttaataaaaccaGAAAGaagatatgattcttttttaatccatAAGTAAGATATGATACATTCATTCATTTGGTCAAAGCCAAATTATACAAGTCATGGGAAATAtataacatgattcttgccatatatattatgatgaggACTAAATGGTTACTATGATTTTGTCATTGCATGTATGAAAAATTGAGTGTAACACACTAATGGAAATACATCACATTATTCGCTCCTATATGTAAGAATTAATGTCCAATTATAAAAAGAtacaatagaaaatataatatgatattatgAGTGATGATGGATTGATGAAGTTTAGAGGTGCTATCATTTGTAGATAATATCCTATCAGAGAAGACAATCACACATTTTTAGGGCATATCTATGTAagtcattttttattatatttttttattatctagaaAATAGAGGATTGTATGCATTGATATATATCGGTTAGTATATTATTGTGTGGTTGATAAGTCTTaagtttgaatatatatatatatatatatatatagtactctTTTTTATACAATATTTATGAAaacatttatatattattattttttgaaatctATGTGTACAGTTATTTCATTTTAATTCACCTAATTCCTTCAACTTTTTTGTCATACAAAAAGATTTCTTATTTTTGACTCATGTTGAATGACATTCTAtgttaaatctctctctctctctctctctctttctctctctctcacttcatTACCAAATCCACATCAATTAAGCTTGTGTCATAGAAATAACACAATTATTGAGTATaagtaaaaaaattttaagtcggTAACACTCGTCATACTTGAGAAGAGGATGAttatttcaagaaaatataaataaaaaaactgattaatatgaaaaataaatcaaataataaatcttTACATATACTTTTTGTCTATGCGATGTAACATAATTTTACGTAAATACGAAGCCTAATTCGATTTAGGCTTAAGAGTCCAACATATTCGTAGATTTCATGGAAAGAAATTaaaatgatattttatcatgagaCCTATATTCCCTTAACGGGCTTCAACTTTGACTCGACATCCAACGTCAGCCTCCCATAAAATTGTGGGGGCCCACGCGAGGCCATGGCCTCCCTATGTTATGTTTAATACCTCAATTAGTACACATACCACCAATCATGTTTGTGGACATAAAACACATAAGAGAGATGATATTAAGTGGGCATGGACTCTATCAACTTACTTTAATAGAAAGATTTGTGCATTTTGTATAAGCatgcataaaaaataataattacatgCATTTATCGATCGTATAATAATGACCTATGTTATTGTCATAGTGTATTATTGCACAA comes from Musa acuminata AAA Group cultivar baxijiao chromosome BXJ3-3, Cavendish_Baxijiao_AAA, whole genome shotgun sequence and encodes:
- the LOC135634139 gene encoding calcium-transporting ATPase 1, endoplasmic reticulum-type-like, with the protein product MGKGGQDERKKGGLDPPTTSFPAWARTVQECEAEFKVSAEYGLRSDEVLKRREIYGLNELEKHSGPSIWQLVLEQFNDTLVRILLVAAVVSFVLAWYDGDEGGEMGITAFVEPLVIFLILIVNAIVGVWQENNAEKALEALKEIQSEHAAVRRDGNLIPNLPAKDLLPGDIVELKVGDKVPADMRVLYLISSTVRVEQASLTGENAAVNKTNHHVEHEDIDIQGKECMVFAGTTVVNGSCVCLVTQTGMNTEIGKIHSQIHEASQNEDDTPLKKKLNEFGEVLTAIIGVICALVWLINVKYFFTWEYVNGWPSNFKFSFEKCTYYFEIAVALAVAAIPEGLPAVITTCLALGTRKMAQKNALVRKLPSVETLGCTTVICSDKTGTLTTNQMSVVRLVAMGRWMDTLRSYKVDGTTYDPHDGKIYDWPATSMDVNLQMIAKIAAVCNDASITQSGHHFVTSGMPTEAALKVLVEKMGLPGGYDPSSLDSAEILRCCKWWNGIAQRVATLEFNRTRKSMGVIVKSKSGTNSLLVKGAVENLLERSTYIQLLDGSVVLLDDNSKNLIMNALREMSTNALRCLGFAYKDDLAEFSAYDGGDHPAHKLLLDPSNYASIETGLIFVGLVGLRDPPRKEVYRAIEDCRAAGIRVMVITGDNKETAEAICRDIGVFSPDEDIHLKSLTGKEFMSSNDKKAILRQNGALLFSRAEPGHKQEIVRLLKEDGEVVAMTGDGVNDAPALKMADIGIAMGIAGTEVAKEASDMVLADDNFSTIVAAVGEGRSIYNNMKAFIRYMISSNIGEVASIFLTAALGIPEGLIPVQLLWVNLVTDGPPATALGFNPPDKDIMKKPPRRSDDSLITAWILFRYMVIGLYVGIATVGIFIIWYTHGSFMGIDLSGDGHTLVTYAQLSNWGECSSWDGFKVTPFTAGSRRFTFDTNPCDYFQTGKVKAMTLSLSVLVAIEMFNSLNALSEDGSLLSMPPWVNPWLLLAMSVSFGLHFLILYVPFLAQVFGIVPLSFNEWLLVFAVALPVILIDEVLKFVGRCTSSSGARRRSASAKHKDE